GGGCGAGGTCTGCCTGGGCGGTGCGGTGATCGCGGCGGCTGACCAGCGCGCCTGACCGCTGTCGTTCAGTCCGTCTCGTTCGCGACGGTGCTCGCCGCCGGCAGCACTGTCGCGCGGCAGGCGCCGAAGCCGATCGCCCGGTAGCCGGCGCGTTCGCAGCGCCCGTGCAGCTCGACGCTGTCGCCGTCTTCCAGGAAGCGCCGCTGTTCGCCGTTGGGCAAGGTGATCGGCGTGCGTCCGCCGGCGCTCAGTTCCAGCAGCGAGCCGGCCTGATCGGGGCGCGGGCCCGACAGCGTGCCGGTGCCCAGCAGGTCGCCGTTGCTCAGGCTGCAGCCGTTGACGCTGTGGTGGCTCACCAGCTGAGCCACCGTCCAGTAGGCCGCGTCGGCGTAGTTGGAGCGGCTGATGCACACCGCCGGTTGACCCGCTGCGCGCATCGCGGCGGTCTGCAGGCGCACCTCGAGGTCGACGTCGATGGCGCCCTGCGCACGCTGCGCGGCCGAGTCCAGATACGGCAGCGGCGGCGGATCGCCGGCCGGGCGCTCGAAGGCGCGGCGGAACGGCGCCAGCGCCTCCATCGTGACCATCCACGGCGACACCGTGCTGGCGAAGTTCTTCGACAGGAAGGGGCCCAGCGGCTGGTACTCCCAGGCCTGCAGGTCGCGTGCGCTCCAGTCGTTGAACAGCGCCAGGCCGAACACGTGTTCCTCGGCCTGCTCGATCGGGATCGCCTGGCCTTGCGCATTGGGCCGGCCGATGAAGATGCCGAGCTCGAGCTCGAAGTCCAGCCGCTGGCTGGGCATCAGCTGCGGCGCCTCGGCGCCCGCCGCCATGACCTGGCCCATCGGCCGCACGAAATCCTGGCCGCTGACGCCGATGGTCGAGGCGCGGCCGTGGTAGCCGATCGGCACCCACTTGTAGTTCGGCAGCAGCGGCTGGTCGGGCCGGAACAGCTTGCCGACGGTGGTGGCGTGGTGGATGCCGACGTAGAAGTCGGTGTAGTCGCCGATCTGGCACGGCAGGCCGAGCTGCACCCGCGCCATCGGCAGCAGCGCGTCGCGCCAGCGCGCCTGCTGCCCGCTGCCGGCGCGCAGACCGGCCGACAGGGCGCGGCGCAGCTCGAGCCGGGTCTCGGGCTTGAGGCGCATCAGGCGGTTCATCTCGGCGTGGTTGATCAGGCCGATGCGGCGCAGTTCGAGCACCTGGTCGCCGATCGCCACGCCGATGCGCCAGTCGAGGTCAGCGGCCTCGCGGAAGCGCCCGAACGGCAGGTTCTGGATCGGGAACTCGCAGGCCGGATCGTTGGCCGATTCGACCCAGCTGCGCAGCGCCGGGTCGTGGGTTTCATCGACCCCGTAGAGCGCGCTCACGACTTGAACTCCCGCGCGTGCAGGAAATCGGCGTGTCTTGGCGCGCGTTTGGTCTTGCTCCAATCCTCCAGCATGTCCCACTTGACCGCATCGAGCCTGGCGATCATCGCGGTCTCGTCGGGGTCCGGGCAGGCCAGTTCGACACGATGGCCGTTCGGATCGAAGAAGTAGATCGAGTGGAAGGCGCCGTGGTCGGTCACGCCCAGCACCTCGACGCCGTTGGCCTCCAGGTGGGCCTTGAATTCGAGCAGCGTGGCGCGGTCGGCCACCCTGAAGGCGATGTGCTGCACCCAGGCCGGCGTGTTCGGGTCCCGGCCCATCGGCGGCTGGGTCGGCAGCTCGAAGAAGGCCAGCACGTTGCCGCCGCCGGCATCGAGAAAGATGTGCATGTACGGGTCGGGTTCCTTGGTCGACGGCACCAGGTCCTCGGCGATGGCCAGCACGAAGTCCATCTTCAGCATCTTCTGATACCAGAGCACGGTTTCCTTGGCGTCGCGGCAGCGGTAGGCAACGTGGTGGATGCGATCGATTTTCATGGCAGCTCCCGTCACTCGGTGGCGAGCACGCCGCGGCGGATCTGGTCGCGCTCCAGCGACTCGAACAGCGCCTTGAAATTGCCCTCGCCGAAGCCTTCGTCGCCCTTGCGCTGGATGAACTCGAAGAACACCGGGCCGAGCAGCGTGCCGGAGAAGATCTGCAGCAAGAGGCGCGGCTTGCCGCCTTCGGTCGAGCCGTCGAGCAGGATGCCGCGCGTCTGCAGTTCGCTCACCGGCTGGCCGTGGCCGGGCAGGCGAGCGTCGAGCATCTCGTAGTAGCTCGCGCTCGGCGCCGTCATCAGCGGCACGCCGGCCAGCGCCAACCGGTCGACGGTGGCCAGCAGGTCGTCGCAGATCAGCGCGACGTGCTGGATGCCCTCGCCGTTGAACTTCATCAGGAACTCCTCGATCTGGCCGCTGCCCTTGCTCGACTCCTCGTTGAGCGGGATGCGGATCTTGCCGTCGGGCGCGGTCATCGCACGGCTGGTCAGGCCGGTGTATTCGCCCTGGATGTCGAAGTAGCGGATCTCTTTGAAGTTGA
This portion of the Leptothrix cholodnii SP-6 genome encodes:
- the fahA gene encoding fumarylacetoacetase, with product MSALYGVDETHDPALRSWVESANDPACEFPIQNLPFGRFREAADLDWRIGVAIGDQVLELRRIGLINHAEMNRLMRLKPETRLELRRALSAGLRAGSGQQARWRDALLPMARVQLGLPCQIGDYTDFYVGIHHATTVGKLFRPDQPLLPNYKWVPIGYHGRASTIGVSGQDFVRPMGQVMAAGAEAPQLMPSQRLDFELELGIFIGRPNAQGQAIPIEQAEEHVFGLALFNDWSARDLQAWEYQPLGPFLSKNFASTVSPWMVTMEALAPFRRAFERPAGDPPPLPYLDSAAQRAQGAIDVDLEVRLQTAAMRAAGQPAVCISRSNYADAAYWTVAQLVSHHSVNGCSLSNGDLLGTGTLSGPRPDQAGSLLELSAGGRTPITLPNGEQRRFLEDGDSVELHGRCERAGYRAIGFGACRATVLPAASTVANETD
- a CDS encoding VOC family protein, whose amino-acid sequence is MKIDRIHHVAYRCRDAKETVLWYQKMLKMDFVLAIAEDLVPSTKEPDPYMHIFLDAGGGNVLAFFELPTQPPMGRDPNTPAWVQHIAFRVADRATLLEFKAHLEANGVEVLGVTDHGAFHSIYFFDPNGHRVELACPDPDETAMIARLDAVKWDMLEDWSKTKRAPRHADFLHAREFKS